The Chitiniphilus purpureus sequence CGCTGTACCGGCGCTACGATCAGCTGGTCACGCTGCTGGGCGGGGTACGCTGACCCGGGCCGGCGCGGCGCCGCGCGCATCAAGGCAAGCCGGTGCGGCCGCATGAGGGCCGCCGCGAGCAGGGATTTCGCCAATGGCGGCAGACACGGGCAGGCGGAGAATCCCGGCTCACGCAAGAACAACATTCCCACCTGCCATGCCCTCCTCCTCCGCCCGCTCCAACTGGGGCTCAAAGCTCGGTTTCATCCTCGCCGCCGCCGGCTCCGCCGTCGGCCTGGGCGCGATCTGGAAATTCCCGTACGTCGCCGGCAAGAACGGCGGCGGGGCGTTCCTGATCGCCTATCTCGTCTGTGTCTTCACCCTGGGCATCGCGCTGCTGCTGGCCGAAATGGTGATCGGCCGCGCCGCCGGCAAGTCGGCGACCACGGCGTACCGCGACCTGAAGGGCGGCTGGTGGCCGTGGGCCGGGCGGCTGTCGGTGCTGTGTGTGTTCATCATCCTGAGCTACTACTGTGTAGTCGGCGGCTGGACCGTGGCGTACGTCTGGCGCTCGCTCAGCGGCGCGGCGCTCACCACCGATACGGCCGCGCTCACGGCCGCGTTCGGGCAGTTCATCGCCAGCCCGGCACAGGCGCTCTCGTACACCGCGGTGTTCCTGGGAATCACCGCGGCAGTGGTGCTGGGCGGGGTGCAGCAGGGGATAGAACGGATGAGCAAGGTGCTGATGCCGGCGCTGTTCTTCCTGATGCTGCTGCTGATCGTGCGCGCACTGACGCTGCCGGGCGCGATCGAAGGCGTGCGCTACTTCATCAGCCCCGATTTTTCCAAGGTGAACGGCGCGATGCTGGTCGACGCGCTGGGGCTGGCGTTCTTCTCGCTGTCGCTCGGCGGCGGCATGATCATCGCCTACGGCTCCTATGTCGCACGCGACACCAGGCTGGTCGGCGCCACGCTGTGGGTCTCTGCGCTCGCGACGCTGGCCTGCGTGTTGGCGGGGCTGATGGTGCTGCCGGCGGTGTTCGCCTTCCAGGTCGACCCCGCGGCGGGGCCCGGGCTGACCTTCATCACCATGCCGGCGATCTTTGCACAGATGCCGGCAGGCCAGGGCTTTGCGGTGGCGTTCTTCATGCTGCTGCTGTTTGCGGCGCTGACTTCGTCGGTGTCGATCCTGGAGCCCATCGTGGCCTTCCTGATCGACGAGTTCCGGATGGCGCGCCGCACGGCCACCTTACTCACATCGGCGGCGAGCTTCGTGCTGGGCATCCCGGCCGCGCTGTCGTTCGGTCCCCTGGCCGACCCGGTGCTGTTCGGCAGGAATCCGTTCGACCTGATGGACTATCTGGCGTCCAACATCCTGATGCCGGCCGGCGGCCTGCTGGCGGCGTTGTTCGTGGGCTGGGCGATCTGGCCACGCGTGAGCCAGGAGCTGCAGGCGGAAGGCGCACATGCGCTGCTGCGTCCGTTCCGGCTGGTGTGCGCAGTGATCGCGCCCATCCTGGTCGGCGTGATCTGGTATCACAACCTGTAGCGGGCAGGGAGAAGGGCAGCAGCATAAACCCCGGGGCGGTCGTATCAAGCAGGTGGCGCGCGAAGCGCGCCTTCCCTCTTCCCATCCTGCCTATTCCCTTGCCCGCCTGTGCGCGGCACAATCGCCGGCGTGTCCTATTCCCTTGACGCCATCGGCTATCTGGCCACCCCGTTTGCCGACAAGTTCGGCGTACCGCGCCAGCCGCAGTTGGCGCCGCATGCTTACGGCGTGCTGCGGCTGCTGCCGCCCTATGACCGTCCGGAGGCGGTCCGCGGGCTGGATGCGTTCTCGCATGTCTGGCTGTCGTTCATCTTCCATGAGAGCGATACGCAATGGCGCCCCACGGTACGTCCACCCCGACTGGGCGGCAATGCGCGGGTCGGGGTATTCGCCAGCCGCAGCCCGTTCCGCCCGAACCGCCTCGGCCTGTCGCTGGTCCGGCTGGTGCGCGTGGATACCCGTCAAGGCGTGACCCTGACGCTGGCCGGCGTCGACCTGGTGGACGGCACCCCCATCGTCGACGTGAAGCCTTACCTGCCGTTCGTGGAAAGCATTTCCGAGGCACAGGGGGGCTTTGCCGACACCGCGCCGCCCACGTTGGCAGTGCACCTGAGCGACACCGCCCTTGAACAGCTGCGGGCCGCCGAGCCCGGGCATCCACACCTGGGCGAGCTGCTCCGCGAGGTGCTGGCCCAGGACCCGCGCCCCGCCTATGCCGATGATCCGGAACGGGTCTACGCGATCCGGCTCTATCATTTCGATATCAAGTGGCGCTGCGACGGCCGCTGCGCGCAAGTACTCTCGTTGGATACCATATGATTTTCCTGTTCCGCCGCCTTTCCCCGCTGTGCGCCGCGCTGCTGCTGGCCGCCTGCGCCAACACCGGTACACCGCCACCCGTGACCCCGCAGCCACCCAAACCCCTGCCGCCGGTGAGGATCGGGCTCGCGCTGGGCGGCGGCGCGGCCAAGGGCTTTGCGCATATCGGTGTGATCAAGATGCTGGAAGCAAGCGGCATCAAGCCGGATTTCGTTGCCGGCA is a genomic window containing:
- the tsaA gene encoding tRNA (N6-threonylcarbamoyladenosine(37)-N6)-methyltransferase TrmO encodes the protein MSYSLDAIGYLATPFADKFGVPRQPQLAPHAYGVLRLLPPYDRPEAVRGLDAFSHVWLSFIFHESDTQWRPTVRPPRLGGNARVGVFASRSPFRPNRLGLSLVRLVRVDTRQGVTLTLAGVDLVDGTPIVDVKPYLPFVESISEAQGGFADTAPPTLAVHLSDTALEQLRAAEPGHPHLGELLREVLAQDPRPAYADDPERVYAIRLYHFDIKWRCDGRCAQVLSLDTI
- a CDS encoding sodium-dependent transporter, with protein sequence MPSSSARSNWGSKLGFILAAAGSAVGLGAIWKFPYVAGKNGGGAFLIAYLVCVFTLGIALLLAEMVIGRAAGKSATTAYRDLKGGWWPWAGRLSVLCVFIILSYYCVVGGWTVAYVWRSLSGAALTTDTAALTAAFGQFIASPAQALSYTAVFLGITAAVVLGGVQQGIERMSKVLMPALFFLMLLLIVRALTLPGAIEGVRYFISPDFSKVNGAMLVDALGLAFFSLSLGGGMIIAYGSYVARDTRLVGATLWVSALATLACVLAGLMVLPAVFAFQVDPAAGPGLTFITMPAIFAQMPAGQGFAVAFFMLLLFAALTSSVSILEPIVAFLIDEFRMARRTATLLTSAASFVLGIPAALSFGPLADPVLFGRNPFDLMDYLASNILMPAGGLLAALFVGWAIWPRVSQELQAEGAHALLRPFRLVCAVIAPILVGVIWYHNL